Proteins from one Leptonema illini DSM 21528 genomic window:
- a CDS encoding caspase family protein, protein MILKRTHLLLLALLSVGLYAAGPSLEAKRIAVIIGTNYKGNDAGIPPLDLCEADAKLMEQSLKAHGRYDDAKVLLGSMVTASRIQEAMKEVAAKSSADDSVFFYFSGHGTYQRDSNAPNGLRNYIVMFNRPHVSDKELSDWMSGIKGKITFVFDCCFSGGIVQKGRRGVGDIPVAENSPGTVIENGGNDFYFKDAVLIGSSDANETSIEIRGSVNHGVFTYYFAQGLNPANGDLNSDRSVTLYEAFTWSAKRVTDHAKKFNHKQTPQLRGNASGYVVTGQVEPVKPPVQDNKPEKPEDNKPEVVTPQPDVSPQKPPADPVQPADPVTNDEPAVVDNGPTQQGGFQICTTILKSRQAGPTPLDPMVLLKKKKLGDDVRKIRVLLSEKEYKTSIQWLDENQFKAICGEQVPLGFYSFKEKVIKNQVALLTVSGIPAGVHELKIEADDYPVIKEVLGVEKRQTGKMLVVASLAGFGTIRGKVFYKNFEQPLPGQEVWMPTTMTTNQQYKMKTTSDGAFWFLNLPPSRYYNIKASFLENLDLDNKQLEVKAGAVTTVDVVLSRKSVKE, encoded by the coding sequence ATGATTTTGAAACGTACACACCTCCTGCTGCTGGCCCTGCTTTCCGTCGGGCTGTACGCGGCCGGCCCCTCTCTGGAGGCGAAGCGAATCGCCGTCATCATCGGCACGAACTATAAGGGGAACGATGCGGGCATTCCGCCGCTTGATCTCTGCGAGGCCGATGCAAAGCTGATGGAGCAATCCCTGAAGGCACACGGCCGCTACGACGATGCGAAGGTGCTGCTCGGTTCGATGGTCACCGCCTCGCGCATTCAAGAGGCGATGAAAGAGGTGGCCGCAAAATCTTCGGCCGATGACTCCGTTTTCTTTTATTTCTCGGGCCACGGAACGTATCAGCGTGATTCTAACGCCCCGAACGGCCTGCGTAACTACATCGTCATGTTCAACCGACCGCACGTCTCTGATAAAGAGCTGTCGGACTGGATGAGCGGCATCAAAGGGAAGATTACGTTCGTCTTCGACTGCTGCTTCTCGGGCGGTATCGTACAGAAGGGACGCCGCGGCGTCGGCGATATTCCCGTGGCCGAGAACTCTCCAGGCACCGTCATCGAAAACGGCGGTAACGATTTTTATTTCAAAGATGCCGTCCTGATCGGATCAAGCGACGCGAACGAAACCTCGATCGAGATTCGCGGCTCGGTAAATCACGGTGTGTTTACTTACTATTTTGCGCAGGGTCTGAATCCGGCAAACGGCGATTTGAACTCCGACCGATCGGTAACGCTTTATGAGGCCTTTACATGGTCTGCGAAGCGCGTTACCGATCATGCGAAGAAGTTTAACCACAAGCAGACCCCTCAGCTTCGCGGTAACGCCTCGGGCTATGTCGTAACCGGTCAGGTCGAGCCGGTGAAGCCTCCTGTACAGGATAATAAACCCGAAAAACCCGAAGATAACAAGCCCGAAGTCGTAACTCCGCAGCCCGATGTTTCGCCGCAGAAACCGCCTGCCGATCCCGTTCAGCCCGCTGATCCGGTAACGAACGACGAGCCGGCCGTTGTGGATAACGGCCCGACGCAGCAGGGCGGATTCCAGATCTGCACGACGATTCTGAAAAGCCGTCAGGCAGGGCCGACTCCGCTTGATCCGATGGTGTTACTCAAGAAGAAAAAGCTGGGCGACGACGTGCGCAAGATTCGAGTGCTTCTCTCTGAGAAGGAATACAAGACGTCGATTCAGTGGCTCGATGAAAACCAGTTCAAGGCGATCTGTGGCGAGCAGGTGCCGCTTGGGTTCTATTCTTTCAAAGAAAAGGTGATCAAGAATCAGGTCGCTCTTCTGACCGTTTCGGGCATTCCGGCAGGCGTTCATGAATTGAAAATCGAGGCCGATGATTATCCGGTGATCAAAGAGGTTCTTGGCGTCGAGAAGCGTCAGACCGGTAAGATGCTCGTCGTGGCCAGCCTTGCCGGCTTTGGAACGATTCGCGGAAAGGTCTTCTACAAGAACTTCGAGCAGCCGCTTCCAGGCCAGGAGGTCTGGATGCCGACGACGATGACGACGAATCAGCAGTACAAGATGAAGACGACCTCCGATGGAGCGTTCTGGTTCCTGAACCTGCCTCCGTCTCGCTACTACAATATCAAGGCCTCCTTCCTTGAGAATCTGGACCTTGATAACAAGCAGCTCGAGGTAAAGGCCGGCGCCGTAACGACGGTTGACGTCGTTCTCAGCCGAAAAAGCGTGAAAGAATGA
- the fliS gene encoding flagellar export chaperone FliS, which yields MALAGKKHLDAYKDTEIQTADQGKLILMLYDGAIRFLNIAIENMTPRRYDVVNTNIIKAQDIVTELMLSLNMDQGGEIAQNLFNIYAYMKKRLLEGNIAKDAEILKEVVSHLNGLRSAWDELSRKQPVQQPVRPTGTYGGFSIQG from the coding sequence ATGGCCCTTGCCGGGAAAAAGCACTTAGACGCGTACAAAGATACTGAGATTCAGACGGCCGACCAGGGAAAGCTGATTCTGATGCTCTATGACGGAGCGATCCGCTTCCTGAATATTGCCATCGAGAACATGACTCCCCGCCGGTATGATGTCGTGAATACGAACATCATCAAGGCGCAGGATATCGTGACCGAACTGATGCTTTCTTTGAACATGGATCAGGGCGGCGAGATCGCTCAGAATCTGTTCAATATTTATGCCTACATGAAAAAGCGTCTGCTTGAAGGCAATATTGCCAAGGATGCCGAGATCCTGAAAGAAGTCGTCTCGCATCTGAACGGCCTGCGTTCCGCCTGGGATGAGCTCTCCCGCAAACAGCCGGTACAGCAGCCTGTACGGCCGACAGGCACCTACGGCGGATTTTCGATTCAGGGCTGA
- the uppP gene encoding undecaprenyl-diphosphatase UppP, producing the protein MSESISIPVSILLGLIQGLTEFLPVSSTAHIRIIPAFFYMPDPGAAYTAVIQLGSLVALLYYFRRDLTAFALASLKAVDSYRKGEPLSHEALMPVYLLIGTIPVSVFGLLLKDYIKGPFRSLYVIAGSLIVFAFFLFIADRIGKKDRQIKEMNWKDAVWIGLGQAFALIPGASRSGTTLTAGLLLGFDRAAAMRYSFLLSIPAIALSGFYELIKDFGELQQQGLVSLLVGTLVSVVSSYVVVAGLLRFLRTHTTMVFVVYRVAMGLFILGLLYTQVLEP; encoded by the coding sequence ATGTCTGAATCGATCAGCATCCCCGTTTCCATTCTGCTTGGCTTGATCCAGGGCCTTACCGAATTTCTGCCCGTATCAAGCACGGCGCATATTCGCATCATTCCGGCCTTTTTCTATATGCCCGACCCGGGCGCCGCTTATACGGCGGTCATCCAGCTCGGGTCGCTTGTGGCGCTGCTTTATTACTTCCGGCGTGACCTTACCGCCTTTGCTCTGGCCAGCCTGAAGGCCGTCGATTCTTACAGAAAAGGCGAGCCTCTTTCGCATGAGGCCCTGATGCCGGTGTATCTGCTCATCGGCACCATTCCCGTTTCGGTGTTCGGGTTGCTCTTAAAAGACTATATCAAGGGGCCGTTCCGGTCGCTTTACGTGATTGCTGGCAGCCTCATCGTTTTTGCCTTCTTTCTTTTTATTGCCGACCGGATCGGTAAGAAAGATCGTCAGATTAAAGAGATGAACTGGAAGGACGCCGTCTGGATCGGCCTCGGCCAGGCCTTTGCCCTGATTCCGGGTGCCTCCCGATCGGGTACGACGCTGACCGCCGGTCTTCTACTTGGCTTTGACAGGGCGGCGGCCATGCGCTATTCATTCTTGCTCTCGATTCCGGCTATCGCCCTTTCGGGCTTCTATGAGCTGATCAAGGACTTTGGCGAACTCCAGCAGCAGGGCCTTGTCTCTCTTCTGGTCGGCACGCTGGTTTCTGTCGTTTCGAGCTATGTGGTCGTAGCGGGACTTCTGCGCTTTCTCAGGACACATACGACGATGGTCTTTGTGGTCTATCGCGTCGCTATGGGGCTTTTTATCCTTGGCCTGCTGTATACGCAGGTCCTTGAACCCTGA
- a CDS encoding GtrA family protein encodes MMERFSRLLPLLRDRRVLYLINGSLIFGINLILAYAMFQVQWSENEWRNENIANLITTEFMVVISFFIHNSLTWRHSFGSIWSKLWRFHLVSAGSLTIRTAIFASLSYLGMHEMFATVLSIAFILFFNFVGFDRFAFGQASDPATDKTDQEK; translated from the coding sequence ATGATGGAACGATTCTCTCGCCTTCTGCCCCTTCTGCGCGACCGGCGCGTTCTCTATCTGATTAACGGATCGCTCATATTCGGCATCAACCTCATCCTCGCCTATGCGATGTTTCAGGTGCAGTGGTCCGAGAACGAATGGCGAAACGAGAATATCGCCAATCTGATCACGACCGAGTTCATGGTCGTCATATCATTTTTTATACACAACTCGCTGACATGGCGTCACAGCTTCGGTTCGATCTGGTCGAAGCTCTGGCGATTTCACCTCGTCTCGGCGGGGTCGCTGACGATTCGAACGGCTATCTTCGCCAGTCTCTCCTATCTCGGCATGCATGAGATGTTCGCCACAGTGCTCAGTATCGCCTTTATACTCTTTTTTAATTTTGTAGGATTTGACCGCTTCGCCTTCGGCCAGGCATCAGATCCTGCCACCGATAAAACCGATCAGGAAAAGTAA
- a CDS encoding glycosyltransferase family 2 protein — translation MSVSVLVPAYNEEKTIGIILKKLIELPFVTQIVVVNDCSKDGTEDAVLAIRSKKIDYFKLEQNSGKTAAIRKAKQMATGDILVIQDADLEYDPYELEEVLDPIQREIADVVYGSRFLVRKASRVLYFYHYLANKFLSYLSNIFTNLNMTDIETCYKAFRTEFFKDMPLTSKGFGMEVEITATVGKMPVRVYEVPISYYGRTYEEGKKIGMKDGIWAILYILYFNIFGRMNAERRAFLKRFDGMLEK, via the coding sequence CTGAGTGTGAGCGTGCTTGTGCCCGCCTATAACGAAGAGAAAACGATCGGCATCATTCTGAAAAAGCTCATCGAGCTTCCCTTTGTTACCCAGATCGTCGTCGTAAACGACTGCTCAAAAGATGGAACCGAAGATGCCGTACTTGCCATACGCTCGAAGAAAATCGATTATTTCAAACTCGAGCAGAATTCGGGCAAGACGGCGGCCATCCGCAAGGCCAAGCAGATGGCCACCGGAGACATCCTTGTCATTCAGGATGCCGATCTTGAGTACGATCCTTATGAGCTCGAAGAGGTTCTTGATCCGATTCAGCGCGAGATTGCCGACGTTGTTTACGGTAGCCGCTTCCTTGTGCGCAAGGCATCGCGCGTACTCTACTTCTATCATTATCTGGCGAATAAATTCCTGAGCTACCTCTCGAACATATTCACCAACCTGAACATGACCGATATTGAAACCTGCTATAAGGCCTTCCGCACGGAATTCTTTAAAGATATGCCGCTGACAAGCAAAGGCTTCGGCATGGAGGTCGAGATCACGGCGACGGTGGGCAAGATGCCCGTGCGCGTCTATGAGGTTCCGATTTCGTATTATGGCCGTACCTACGAAGAAGGCAAAAAGATCGGCATGAAAGACGGCATCTGGGCCATTCTTTACATCCTCTATTTCAATATCTTCGGTCGTATGAACGCCGAGCGTCGGGCCTTCCTCAAGCGCTTTGACGGCATGCTCGAAAAATAA
- a CDS encoding DUF4505 family protein, protein MILSLKPNGLSGHRTVNPQREYFYEIDADGRLFHDGSELTDTRFLDFFFTHLKPNPGPLHPEYAFLSPCGREMNYIKSSSPIVFRALMKFETGTSLLYAGQKLQPFMPEALTLDASGQLYHPTEIGIAGRLGRHALLEISKFIYQEEGRYWIRWNSEQYCIATKST, encoded by the coding sequence TTGATTCTCAGCCTGAAGCCCAACGGGCTTTCAGGCCACAGAACCGTGAATCCGCAGCGCGAATACTTCTACGAGATAGATGCCGACGGCCGTCTCTTTCATGACGGAAGCGAGCTGACCGATACGCGCTTTCTCGATTTTTTCTTCACACATCTTAAACCCAATCCGGGCCCGCTTCATCCCGAATACGCCTTTCTCTCTCCCTGTGGACGAGAGATGAATTATATTAAGTCCAGCTCGCCTATCGTATTCCGGGCACTGATGAAATTCGAAACCGGCACGTCCCTGCTTTATGCCGGGCAGAAGCTACAGCCTTTCATGCCCGAGGCCCTGACACTCGATGCCTCGGGGCAGCTCTATCATCCGACTGAGATCGGTATCGCCGGCCGCCTGGGAAGGCATGCCCTGCTGGAAATCAGCAAATTCATCTATCAAGAAGAGGGTCGCTACTGGATTCGCTGGAACTCAGAGCAGTATTGCATCGCCACTAAATCCACCTGA
- a CDS encoding rhodanese-like domain-containing protein has translation MQAEMQQIQPDMTMEQILNLYPSARRALFQKYHIGGCSSCGYSMSDTLEQVLIKHNRAQHVEQAVEDIYESARVDEAMQIEPQALKQALDAGETWRIIDVRDPFETEIATIPGSELLSRELAMDMLQKWPKDTKIVFFCHAGIRSLEATSYFKGHGLVNAKNLKGGIDRWSEEIDPSIPRY, from the coding sequence ATGCAAGCAGAGATGCAGCAAATTCAACCCGACATGACAATGGAACAGATCCTGAATCTGTATCCATCGGCCCGTCGTGCCCTTTTCCAGAAATACCATATTGGCGGATGCTCCAGCTGCGGCTATTCGATGAGCGATACGCTGGAACAGGTTTTGATCAAACACAATCGAGCCCAGCACGTCGAGCAGGCCGTAGAAGACATTTATGAAAGCGCCCGTGTCGACGAGGCCATGCAGATCGAGCCACAGGCCTTGAAGCAGGCTCTTGATGCAGGCGAGACCTGGCGCATCATCGATGTGCGTGACCCGTTCGAGACCGAGATTGCCACCATTCCGGGATCTGAGCTGCTCAGCCGGGAACTGGCGATGGATATGCTACAGAAGTGGCCGAAAGATACGAAGATCGTTTTCTTCTGTCATGCCGGCATTCGTTCGCTTGAAGCGACCTCTTATTTCAAGGGGCATGGACTTGTAAATGCGAAGAACCTGAAAGGTGGGATTGATCGCTGGTCCGAAGAGATCGATCCCTCCATTCCGCGTTACTGA
- the sufB gene encoding Fe-S cluster assembly protein SufB, whose amino-acid sequence MVAEQLAERQYYEPDAFPRGIDKKVVESISHIKNEPGWVTEFRLKALAIFEAKPMPQWGFIPHFNIDLDSYVHYVGSGQRKKKSWDEVDPAVLESFERLGIPEHERRYLAGLEAMNDSETVYASVKKELSDLGILFCDIDTAIREYPEIVRKYLGTVVSPNDNKFAALNSAVFSGGSFAYCPKGVKTPMPLQAYFKVTAASSGQYERTLLIADEGAEIVYSEGCTSLQDSATNFHTAVVELIAKKEGRIHYTTIQNWKKNMFNWTVKRGLAEERAHITWNDVNIGAQTIKYPGIILKGDDSTGDILSLAFAGGEQIQDTGARIIHVGKRSRSNILAKGISLDGGINSYRGLVKFDKKAEGAVSHIKCDGLMLDERSQSHAYPYNDVTGDAGKLNYEATVSKIDEDMLFYLQTRGLNEDEAKLLIVNGFCEGVVRDLNVEYSVEIGRLIRMILEDGKAIERKAPAITGTSATQQGPAC is encoded by the coding sequence ATGGTCGCAGAACAACTGGCCGAGCGGCAATACTACGAGCCTGATGCATTCCCACGCGGTATCGATAAGAAGGTCGTTGAGTCCATCTCGCATATCAAGAACGAACCGGGATGGGTGACGGAGTTTCGATTGAAGGCGCTCGCTATCTTCGAAGCGAAGCCGATGCCACAATGGGGCTTTATTCCGCATTTTAACATCGATCTCGACTCCTATGTTCACTATGTCGGATCAGGACAGCGCAAAAAGAAATCGTGGGACGAGGTCGATCCGGCCGTGCTTGAGAGCTTCGAACGCCTCGGCATCCCCGAGCATGAGCGACGCTACCTGGCCGGGCTTGAGGCGATGAACGACTCCGAAACCGTCTATGCAAGCGTTAAGAAAGAGTTATCCGACCTGGGGATTCTTTTCTGCGACATCGATACGGCCATCAGAGAGTATCCTGAAATCGTCCGTAAATACCTGGGCACCGTCGTTTCGCCGAACGACAATAAATTCGCCGCATTGAACAGCGCCGTCTTCTCGGGTGGATCGTTCGCCTATTGCCCGAAAGGCGTGAAGACGCCGATGCCTCTGCAGGCTTATTTCAAGGTTACGGCCGCATCTTCGGGGCAGTACGAGCGCACTCTGCTGATCGCCGACGAAGGCGCCGAGATCGTTTACAGCGAAGGCTGCACGTCGCTGCAAGATTCGGCGACGAACTTCCATACGGCTGTCGTTGAGTTGATCGCGAAAAAAGAAGGACGTATCCATTATACGACGATCCAGAACTGGAAGAAGAACATGTTCAACTGGACGGTGAAGCGCGGCCTTGCCGAAGAACGTGCGCACATCACCTGGAACGACGTCAATATCGGAGCGCAGACGATTAAATACCCCGGCATCATCCTGAAAGGAGACGATTCGACCGGCGATATCCTTTCGCTGGCCTTCGCCGGCGGCGAGCAGATCCAGGATACGGGTGCGCGCATCATCCATGTCGGCAAGCGCAGCCGTTCCAATATTCTCGCAAAAGGCATCTCGCTTGACGGCGGCATCAACAGCTATCGCGGACTTGTGAAGTTCGATAAAAAGGCCGAAGGGGCCGTATCGCATATTAAATGCGACGGACTGATGCTTGATGAACGCTCGCAGAGCCACGCCTACCCGTATAACGATGTGACGGGCGACGCCGGTAAGCTGAACTACGAGGCGACCGTTTCAAAAATCGACGAAGATATGCTCTTCTATCTGCAAACGCGCGGACTCAACGAAGACGAGGCGAAGCTGCTGATCGTAAACGGCTTCTGCGAAGGCGTCGTGCGCGACCTGAACGTCGAATATTCGGTAGAGATCGGCCGATTGATCCGCATGATTCTCGAAGACGGCAAGGCCATCGAACGCAAAGCTCCGGCGATCACGGGAACATCGGCGACGCAGCAGGGGCCGGCCTGTTAA
- the sufC gene encoding Fe-S cluster assembly ATPase SufC — MNLLEIKNLHAEIDGKPILNGVDLVIPAGQSHAVMGPNGSGKSTLSYVLLGHPKYTVTKGDILFKGESIVDKTPDERARLGMFLSLQYPTSIPGVTGLNFLKNVLKNIRGQDVPVREFRKEVNEALTKLDMKTDFMQRYVNDGFSGGEKKRNEILQMSLIQPALAILDEIDSGLDVDALRIIAQNIEAMRSSERSMLLITHYQRLLSYLTIDRIHIFVGGTIRMSGGKELAKQLEESGYERLLQEA, encoded by the coding sequence ATGAATCTTCTCGAAATAAAAAATCTGCACGCCGAAATCGACGGCAAACCCATTCTGAACGGCGTCGACCTGGTCATTCCGGCCGGGCAGTCACATGCCGTGATGGGGCCGAACGGATCGGGCAAAAGCACGCTCTCCTATGTGCTGCTCGGGCATCCGAAATACACGGTTACAAAAGGCGATATCCTCTTTAAAGGGGAATCGATCGTCGATAAGACGCCCGATGAACGTGCGCGACTTGGCATGTTTCTATCACTGCAGTATCCGACGTCCATCCCCGGCGTTACCGGCCTGAACTTCTTAAAGAACGTTTTGAAAAACATTCGCGGACAGGACGTTCCCGTTCGCGAGTTTCGCAAAGAGGTGAACGAGGCGCTAACAAAACTCGACATGAAAACGGATTTCATGCAGCGCTACGTGAACGACGGCTTCTCGGGCGGCGAGAAGAAAAGAAACGAGATCCTCCAGATGAGCCTGATCCAGCCCGCTCTTGCTATTCTCGATGAGATCGACTCGGGCCTTGACGTCGACGCCCTCCGTATTATCGCGCAGAATATCGAAGCGATGCGCTCCTCCGAGCGTTCGATGCTGCTCATCACGCACTATCAGAGGCTGCTCAGCTATCTGACCATCGATCGCATTCATATCTTCGTCGGCGGCACCATTCGTATGAGCGGCGGCAAAGAGCTGGCGAAACAGCTTGAAGAAAGCGGCTACGAACGGCTGCTTCAGGAAGCCTGA
- a CDS encoding SufD family Fe-S cluster assembly protein, giving the protein MTTQLTVSYEVARQRARQLLLSFPGEWQSILPSSEDESWRKVDLSSVPWDALSNLLASYQSPTVNYRLEGPHTVPPAEEKERLLDALATYSELEERLMQPEEARNEPAAFLRRNVFTLINLAFSNPVVLVAEQGDRLTIRHLPSDSLFLPCTVIRVPGGVEATVVEEFPEDTSALRSGNTIIVVEEGARLRYTQVRHDGESAHFHHVRFLVERDAYVEAGLLQSGGSVGKTFYQASMLGTGAEFHGKALYSGREGQVFHLEMGVQHLADHSVSSLLYKTVMTDHSHTVFLGNLEIPAGVRKVNSHQLNHNLILSKRARAESRPWLVIRAEDVACEHGATVGDLDEDALFFLQSRGLPEEEARRLMIQGFFEEVLGQMPLTDDEKEDFRLRSF; this is encoded by the coding sequence ATGACGACGCAGTTAACCGTCTCCTATGAAGTAGCACGACAGCGCGCCCGGCAGCTGCTGCTGTCATTTCCGGGGGAGTGGCAGTCCATTCTGCCCTCCTCTGAAGATGAGTCGTGGCGCAAGGTCGATCTTTCGTCCGTTCCGTGGGATGCTCTATCCAATCTGCTGGCCTCTTACCAATCGCCGACCGTGAACTATCGGCTGGAAGGACCGCATACGGTACCGCCGGCCGAAGAAAAAGAGCGACTGCTTGACGCCCTGGCCACCTACTCAGAGCTCGAAGAGAGGTTGATGCAACCAGAAGAGGCGAGAAACGAGCCGGCGGCCTTTCTTCGAAGAAACGTCTTCACCCTGATCAACCTCGCCTTCTCGAATCCTGTCGTTCTTGTCGCAGAACAGGGCGATCGCTTAACGATTCGCCATCTTCCGTCGGATTCACTCTTCCTGCCATGCACGGTCATTCGCGTGCCCGGCGGCGTAGAAGCTACCGTTGTCGAAGAGTTTCCCGAAGATACGTCAGCGCTGCGAAGCGGGAATACGATCATCGTCGTCGAAGAAGGTGCGCGTCTACGTTATACACAGGTACGGCATGACGGTGAGAGCGCGCACTTTCATCATGTTCGTTTTCTTGTTGAGCGGGACGCTTACGTCGAGGCAGGACTCTTACAGAGTGGGGGCAGCGTCGGTAAGACGTTCTATCAGGCTTCGATGCTCGGCACCGGAGCGGAGTTTCACGGAAAGGCCCTCTACTCGGGCCGCGAAGGACAGGTCTTTCATCTGGAGATGGGGGTTCAGCATCTTGCCGATCATAGCGTAAGCTCGCTGCTCTACAAAACCGTAATGACCGATCATTCGCATACGGTATTCCTCGGGAATCTTGAGATTCCGGCCGGCGTACGAAAAGTAAACAGCCACCAGCTCAATCACAACCTGATTCTATCGAAAAGGGCTCGCGCCGAATCAAGGCCCTGGCTTGTGATCCGTGCCGAAGACGTCGCCTGTGAACATGGCGCCACCGTCGGCGATCTGGACGAAGACGCCCTCTTTTTCTTACAGAGCCGCGGCCTTCCCGAAGAGGAGGCCCGCCGTCTGATGATCCAGGGATTTTTTGAAGAGGTGCTCGGTCAGATGCCGCTCACTGACGACGAAAAAGAAGACTTTCGACTTCGAAGCTTCTGA
- a CDS encoding cysteine desulfurase: protein MLDYKKIRDDFPILKELMNGKPLVFLDSAASSQKPQRVIEAFADYYRCRNANIHRGAYRLSYEATDLYEGTRRKMAKFIGAPEPESIIFTRNTTESINLIAYSYAMNNLREGDEIVVSELEHHSNLVPWMMAAKKTGAVLRHIPLTDDYRYDYSRLHEVLSDRTRIVSVAHMSNAVGTIHDLKRLGEAARSVNAIFAVDGAQGACHLPVDVQAIDCDFYSLSAHKMLGPTGVGVLYGRKKLLEEMEPFLGGGDMILTVSKDDFKPAPLPNKFEAGTPNIAGVVAFAVALEYLKQVGLENIHEHEMALTSYALEEMKKVPGIRLFGTEHMQERGGVVSFLIDGVHPHDIGSILDEEGIAIRAGHHCCEPFMKREGLPGTARASFYLYNGPEDVDALVLGLKKVASIFKVATPAGV from the coding sequence ATGCTCGATTATAAAAAGATTCGCGACGACTTTCCCATTCTGAAAGAGCTGATGAACGGAAAGCCGCTTGTCTTTCTCGATTCGGCGGCAAGCAGCCAGAAGCCGCAGCGCGTCATCGAAGCCTTCGCCGACTATTACCGATGCCGCAACGCGAACATCCATCGCGGCGCCTACCGCCTGAGCTACGAGGCCACGGATCTTTACGAGGGCACGCGGCGCAAGATGGCGAAGTTCATCGGAGCGCCCGAACCTGAATCGATCATCTTCACGCGGAACACGACCGAAAGCATCAACCTCATCGCCTATTCGTATGCCATGAACAATCTGCGCGAAGGCGACGAGATCGTCGTTTCGGAGCTCGAGCACCATTCGAACCTCGTTCCCTGGATGATGGCTGCGAAAAAGACCGGCGCCGTGCTGCGCCACATCCCGTTAACCGACGATTACCGGTATGATTATTCACGACTGCATGAGGTACTTTCGGACCGAACGCGCATCGTTTCGGTCGCCCATATGTCGAATGCGGTGGGCACCATTCATGATCTGAAAAGGTTGGGCGAAGCGGCGCGATCCGTAAACGCCATCTTCGCCGTCGACGGCGCTCAGGGCGCCTGCCATCTGCCCGTAGATGTACAGGCCATCGACTGCGACTTCTATTCTCTTTCGGCGCATAAGATGCTCGGGCCGACTGGAGTCGGCGTGCTTTACGGGCGCAAGAAGCTTCTTGAAGAGATGGAGCCTTTTCTCGGCGGCGGCGATATGATCCTCACCGTATCAAAAGATGATTTCAAGCCGGCGCCGCTTCCCAATAAGTTCGAGGCCGGCACGCCGAACATCGCCGGAGTCGTCGCCTTTGCCGTCGCCCTCGAATATCTAAAGCAGGTGGGCCTCGAAAACATCCACGAGCATGAGATGGCCCTTACCTCGTATGCGCTTGAAGAGATGAAGAAGGTGCCCGGAATCCGACTTTTTGGCACGGAGCATATGCAGGAGCGCGGAGGCGTGGTCAGCTTTCTCATCGACGGCGTGCATCCGCATGATATCGGCTCTATACTCGACGAAGAGGGCATCGCCATCCGCGCCGGGCATCATTGCTGCGAACCGTTCATGAAAAGAGAAGGGCTTCCCGGCACGGCACGGGCGAGCTTCTATCTCTATAACGGCCCCGAAGACGTCGATGCTCTCGTACTCGGCCTGAAAAAGGTGGCCTCTATCTTTAAAGTCGCGACTCCGGCAGGCGTTTGA
- the sufU gene encoding Fe-S cluster assembly sulfur transfer protein SufU has protein sequence MSLSEDLYKDIIIEYSQNPKHFGEPAGCTIHEEGVNRSCGDEVTLHLQIEDGIIKTVGFTGQGCSISTASAEMLATVVEGKTLEEARDLIGRFKGMILEEKDPQFSDDLEDLEALKGVVRYPVRVKCATLSWNTLEQAIEQR, from the coding sequence ATGTCTCTCAGCGAAGATCTGTATAAAGATATCATCATCGAATACTCGCAGAATCCAAAGCATTTCGGCGAGCCGGCCGGCTGTACGATTCACGAAGAAGGCGTGAACCGAAGCTGCGGCGACGAAGTGACGCTGCATCTGCAGATCGAAGACGGCATCATCAAAACGGTGGGCTTTACGGGTCAGGGCTGTTCGATTTCAACGGCCTCGGCCGAGATGCTCGCCACCGTCGTCGAAGGAAAGACGCTCGAAGAGGCAAGAGACCTGATCGGTCGCTTCAAGGGTATGATTCTCGAAGAGAAAGATCCGCAGTTTTCGGACGATCTCGAAGATCTTGAAGCCCTGAAGGGCGTGGTGCGTTATCCGGTGCGCGTCAAATGCGCCACACTCTCCTGGAACACGCTGGAGCAGGCGATAGAGCAGCGATGA